A single genomic interval of Alcaligenes sp. SDU_A2 harbors:
- a CDS encoding efflux transporter outer membrane subunit, producing the protein MKHLTPLLLIALLCGCAALNSQTPPAATLDGPALGLHNQAIQWPQEQWWTRYHDPQLDALLDRALAHHPSLQLAQARIRQADAALKGARAVQWPTLDAGYSLTRQRFSENYIYPPPYAGSMLTDNNLQLTLGFDLDLWGKQRSLADAALSREQAAQADYAAARNALVSAIVQTYFHLQNALAQAQTLDRLGTQFQSVLDITRQRKAAGLDTDIEVSQAESALASARVQQRQAQGNAALLGNQLASLSGQSPEQAAPIAIRPLPQPDTLLPTALPLELLGRRPDIRAARLAVQASGYQVTAARADFYPNINLNAFAGFMSLGLDQLVRGSSQIYGVGPAISLPLFHGGALNAQLAARRAEQDMAIAHYNQTLLDSLRDVANALTRIHSLRATRQEQAKAYAAIQHAYQIAQQRYQSGLGNYLQVLLAQNDVLRQALLDTELRVQAFNLDAELATALGGGYQEPKIAPKP; encoded by the coding sequence ATGAAGCACCTCACTCCTCTACTGCTCATCGCCCTACTCTGCGGATGCGCCGCCCTAAACAGCCAGACACCACCTGCCGCTACGCTGGATGGACCTGCTCTGGGACTGCACAACCAGGCGATCCAGTGGCCTCAGGAGCAATGGTGGACACGCTATCACGACCCACAACTGGATGCCTTGCTGGACCGGGCGCTGGCACACCACCCCAGCCTGCAATTAGCCCAGGCACGCATCCGCCAGGCAGACGCGGCCCTTAAAGGAGCTCGGGCTGTGCAATGGCCGACGCTGGATGCCGGCTACAGCCTGACACGTCAGCGCTTTTCGGAAAACTATATTTATCCGCCGCCCTATGCCGGCTCCATGCTGACCGATAACAACCTGCAACTGACACTGGGCTTTGACTTGGACTTGTGGGGCAAGCAGCGATCTTTGGCCGATGCGGCCCTGTCGCGTGAACAAGCCGCGCAAGCGGACTACGCAGCCGCGCGCAATGCCTTGGTTAGCGCTATCGTGCAAACCTACTTCCATTTGCAAAACGCGCTGGCGCAAGCGCAGACCCTGGACAGACTCGGCACTCAGTTCCAGTCCGTACTGGACATCACCCGTCAGCGCAAAGCCGCCGGCCTGGATACAGACATCGAAGTCAGTCAGGCAGAGTCGGCCCTGGCGTCCGCCCGCGTGCAACAGCGACAAGCGCAAGGCAATGCCGCCTTGCTGGGCAACCAGCTCGCCAGTCTGAGCGGACAATCTCCCGAACAAGCGGCACCCATCGCTATCCGCCCCCTGCCCCAACCCGATACTTTGCTGCCTACAGCTCTACCACTGGAGTTGCTGGGACGCCGCCCCGACATACGCGCCGCCCGCCTGGCCGTCCAAGCCAGCGGATACCAAGTCACCGCCGCGCGCGCCGACTTCTACCCCAATATCAACTTGAACGCCTTCGCCGGCTTCATGTCCTTGGGCTTGGACCAATTGGTGCGCGGCTCCAGCCAGATCTATGGCGTCGGCCCGGCCATCAGCCTGCCCCTTTTTCACGGCGGCGCTCTTAATGCGCAACTAGCGGCCCGGCGCGCCGAACAGGACATGGCCATCGCGCACTACAACCAAACCCTGCTAGATAGCCTGCGCGACGTCGCCAACGCCCTGACTCGCATCCACTCCTTGCGCGCAACCCGCCAGGAGCAGGCCAAGGCCTACGCAGCCATACAACACGCCTATCAGATCGCCCAGCAGCGCTACCAATCCGGATTGGGCAATTACCTGCAGGTTTTGCTGGCCCAGAACGATGTACTACGCCAGGCTCTGCTGGATACCGAACTGCGCGTACAGGCCTTCAATCTGGACGCAGAACTGGCTACCGCCCTAGGTGGTGGTTACCAAGAACCCAAGATCGCCCCAAAACCATAA
- a CDS encoding MarR family winged helix-turn-helix transcriptional regulator, with amino-acid sequence MPETVQPYYRQGTDVLNAATNLGLLIKNVSASLHLAINQRVAPLGLTAMQWRPLIMLRYHNARTPAEIARLMNIDTGAMTRTLDRLEAKGFLLRRRCDEDRRLVLLELTAQGNTVSGKILPEIAQSLNDHLDGFSAAEIDTLFCLLHRIIDNGQKATEGKPTPD; translated from the coding sequence ATGCCTGAGACGGTCCAACCGTACTATCGTCAAGGAACCGACGTCCTGAACGCCGCCACCAATCTTGGTCTGCTGATCAAGAACGTGTCGGCTTCGCTGCATCTGGCCATCAACCAACGCGTTGCCCCCCTGGGCCTGACAGCCATGCAATGGCGCCCCCTCATCATGCTGCGCTATCACAATGCCCGCACCCCGGCCGAGATCGCGCGCCTGATGAACATCGACACTGGGGCCATGACGCGTACCCTGGACCGCCTGGAAGCCAAAGGTTTTTTGCTGCGTCGGCGCTGCGACGAAGATCGTCGCCTGGTCCTGCTGGAACTGACTGCGCAAGGCAATACCGTCTCTGGCAAAATCCTGCCCGAAATCGCCCAATCCCTGAACGACCACCTGGACGGCTTTTCTGCCGCCGAGATCGATACCTTGTTCTGCCTGCTGCACCGAATCATCGACAACGGCCAAAAGGCGACTGAAGGCAAGCCAACGCCCGATTGA
- a CDS encoding DMT family transporter, which produces MQASQRPSAQRSSFLIGLALAGCGSILFSAKAIVAKLTYQYDVTALTVIGFRMLLSLPFFLAIAFWQVRKVRRGELKALTGRQRLELVGLGFIGYYLASLLDFIGLEYISAGLERLILFLSPTFVLLFSAVFLKRAILPKQWLALALSYLGVSLVFVQDLSLSGDNVLLGALCVLGSAISYAAYLIGSGELLKSIGSTRLVAYAMSYSAVYTLLHFFGVFGWEGLIQPAQVYGLSLIHAVFNTVLPTFMTMWAVERIGAPMSAQMGLVGPVSVLFLANWFLDEPITAMQLLGTAFVLSGAMVLSRRKT; this is translated from the coding sequence ATGCAAGCAAGCCAGCGCCCGAGTGCGCAGCGCAGTTCTTTTTTGATCGGCTTGGCGCTGGCCGGGTGTGGTTCCATTCTGTTCTCGGCCAAGGCGATCGTAGCTAAGCTGACCTATCAATACGATGTGACGGCGTTGACTGTCATCGGTTTTCGTATGTTGCTGTCTCTGCCGTTTTTTCTGGCCATCGCGTTCTGGCAGGTGCGCAAGGTGCGCCGCGGCGAACTCAAAGCCCTGACCGGCCGCCAGCGGCTGGAGTTGGTTGGCCTGGGGTTTATCGGCTACTATCTGGCCAGTCTGCTCGATTTTATCGGTCTGGAATATATTTCGGCCGGTCTGGAGCGGCTGATTCTGTTTCTGTCCCCCACTTTCGTGCTTTTGTTTTCGGCTGTTTTCCTGAAGCGCGCCATCTTGCCTAAACAATGGCTGGCGCTGGCCCTGTCTTATCTGGGCGTCAGCCTGGTGTTTGTGCAAGACTTGAGTCTGTCTGGCGATAATGTGCTGCTGGGAGCTCTGTGCGTGCTGGGCTCGGCCATCTCGTATGCCGCCTATCTGATCGGTTCCGGGGAACTGCTCAAATCCATTGGCTCTACGCGCCTGGTGGCCTACGCCATGTCGTATTCGGCGGTGTATACCTTACTGCATTTTTTTGGCGTGTTCGGTTGGGAGGGGCTGATTCAGCCGGCGCAGGTCTATGGCCTGTCCTTGATCCATGCCGTGTTCAATACGGTTTTACCTACTTTTATGACCATGTGGGCCGTGGAGCGTATCGGCGCGCCCATGAGCGCGCAGATGGGCTTGGTCGGGCCGGTGTCGGTCCTGTTTTTGGCTAACTGGTTTCTGGACGAGCCGATCACGGCCATGCAATTGTTGGGCACAGCCTTTGTCTTGAGCGGGGCGATGGTGTTGAGCCGCCGCAAGACCTGA
- a CDS encoding HlyD family efflux transporter periplasmic adaptor subunit translates to MSAQTPASSSRKRLLLGFTLLIVIAAVIYGAWAMFSGQTETTDDAYVHGNMVQVSAQIPGTVVNIAVDDTQLVQTGQALLSLDRADVDIALAQAQASLAQSVRKTRSLFAQNNALKADIAARQADAQQAKINLDKARTDLQRRQALGKIGGVSGEELRHAQSAVQAAQSALAQAQAGIESARARLETNKALTSGTDVSHHPDVQQAAEHYRQAWLARQRADLIAPVSGMVAQRSVQVGQHIAAGAPLMSIVPLDQLWIEANFKENQLQNMQPGQPVTLMADYYGKSVQYHGEVVGLSAGTGAAFALLPAQNASGNWIKVVQRLPVLIRLNPDELRKHPLRIGLSMHVTVDLDSTPAQALPDSRHGLKTDIYEHGAQDAQAQIDRIIQANLAS, encoded by the coding sequence ATGTCTGCACAAACACCCGCTTCCTCTTCCCGCAAACGCCTGCTACTGGGCTTTACCCTGCTGATCGTGATCGCCGCTGTCATCTACGGCGCCTGGGCCATGTTCTCGGGTCAGACCGAAACCACCGATGACGCCTACGTACACGGCAATATGGTCCAAGTCTCCGCACAAATTCCCGGCACCGTGGTCAATATTGCCGTAGACGACACCCAACTGGTCCAGACCGGACAGGCGCTGTTAAGTCTGGATCGCGCCGATGTAGACATTGCCCTGGCCCAGGCCCAAGCCTCGCTGGCGCAGTCCGTGCGCAAAACGCGCAGCCTGTTTGCCCAGAACAATGCCCTAAAAGCCGACATTGCCGCCCGCCAGGCGGATGCACAGCAAGCCAAGATCAATCTGGACAAGGCCCGCACGGATCTGCAGCGCCGCCAGGCGCTGGGCAAAATAGGCGGAGTCAGCGGCGAAGAACTGCGCCATGCACAAAGCGCCGTGCAGGCTGCGCAAAGCGCATTGGCGCAGGCACAGGCCGGCATCGAATCGGCCCGGGCGCGCCTGGAGACCAACAAGGCCCTGACCAGCGGCACCGATGTCAGCCATCACCCCGATGTACAGCAAGCTGCCGAGCACTATCGTCAAGCCTGGCTGGCCCGGCAACGCGCCGACCTGATCGCCCCCGTATCCGGCATGGTGGCTCAGCGCTCGGTGCAGGTCGGCCAGCACATCGCCGCAGGCGCGCCGCTGATGAGCATCGTCCCGCTGGATCAACTGTGGATCGAGGCCAACTTCAAAGAAAACCAGCTTCAGAACATGCAGCCAGGCCAGCCGGTCACGCTGATGGCCGACTATTACGGCAAGTCAGTCCAGTACCACGGCGAAGTCGTGGGCCTGTCCGCCGGAACCGGCGCAGCCTTCGCCCTGCTGCCCGCACAAAACGCCAGCGGCAACTGGATCAAGGTGGTGCAACGCCTGCCTGTGCTCATACGCCTGAACCCGGACGAGCTGCGCAAGCACCCCTTGCGCATCGGCCTGTCCATGCATGTCACCGTGGATCTGGACAGCACGCCCGCGCAGGCCTTGCCCGATTCCCGCCACGGCTTGAAAACGGACATTTATGAACACGGCGCACAAGACGCCCAGGCACAGATAGATCGCATCATTCAGGCCAATCTCGCATCATGA
- a CDS encoding helix-turn-helix transcriptional regulator: MTQATPNFATLYDKTSVAQVLRMPERSLERLVRARRFPAPVRLGRNAYWHSNVVDSWLEATFAKQLAWDKNRKGLAPRA; this comes from the coding sequence ATGACACAAGCCACACCAAATTTCGCCACGCTCTACGACAAAACCTCGGTCGCTCAGGTATTGCGTATGCCTGAACGCTCACTGGAGCGCCTCGTGCGCGCCCGACGTTTCCCGGCCCCCGTGCGCCTGGGACGCAACGCTTACTGGCACAGCAACGTGGTCGATAGCTGGCTTGAGGCAACCTTTGCCAAGCAATTGGCCTGGGACAAGAATCGCAAAGGGTTGGCACCCCGTGCGTGA
- a CDS encoding porin gives MKKCVLAVLAMQALATTAYAQTSVTLYGIVDTGLGYEQWKGDDLAGGGGKKSRFGLVDQGWLGNRWGLKGSEDLGNGLKANFVLESGFDLGTGSGRQGRLFGRQAIVGLQGDSWGRLDMGRQVTVTSQYFSPVASPFGGNGYQFGIGTAFTASNTVRYDNMLAYQTPDFAGFQLGVGYSFNTNGNQQWNRSGLPDGAINSDEANVKAYSVALRYGQGPLKAVATFDQARWGDARERNGVLVAGQSGNVSAWGIAASYDFGPVKLHAGFGQGRDGFIGGSLQAEQFGGGLHKGLKVNAYTLGASAPVGKAGSLMGSWTMADPRSVPRATDDDKSQHVFSLGYLHKLSKRTSLYALGSYARNVGFYNDLKSTMVTAGINHRF, from the coding sequence ATGAAAAAATGTGTGTTGGCCGTTTTGGCCATGCAGGCGTTGGCCACGACGGCCTATGCGCAGACCAGCGTCACTTTGTATGGCATCGTCGATACGGGCCTGGGCTACGAGCAATGGAAAGGCGATGATCTTGCCGGAGGCGGTGGCAAGAAAAGTCGTTTTGGCTTGGTCGATCAGGGCTGGCTGGGCAATCGCTGGGGCTTGAAGGGCAGCGAGGATCTGGGCAATGGTCTGAAGGCAAATTTTGTGCTGGAAAGCGGTTTTGACTTGGGCACGGGCTCGGGGCGTCAGGGGCGGCTGTTTGGGCGTCAGGCGATAGTGGGGCTGCAGGGCGATTCCTGGGGGCGTCTGGACATGGGCCGTCAGGTTACCGTGACGTCCCAGTATTTTTCGCCTGTGGCCAGTCCTTTCGGCGGTAATGGTTACCAGTTTGGGATAGGGACGGCGTTTACGGCGTCCAATACGGTTCGCTACGATAATATGCTGGCGTATCAGACCCCTGACTTTGCTGGCTTCCAATTGGGCGTGGGGTATTCCTTTAATACTAATGGCAACCAACAATGGAACCGCAGCGGCTTGCCCGATGGGGCCATTAATAGCGACGAAGCCAATGTCAAAGCGTACAGCGTCGCTTTGCGTTACGGCCAGGGGCCACTCAAGGCGGTGGCGACGTTCGATCAGGCACGCTGGGGGGATGCACGCGAGCGCAATGGCGTGCTGGTGGCGGGTCAGAGTGGCAATGTCAGTGCTTGGGGAATTGCCGCCAGCTATGATTTTGGCCCGGTCAAGCTGCATGCCGGCTTTGGGCAGGGGCGGGACGGCTTTATCGGCGGCTCGTTGCAGGCCGAACAGTTTGGTGGCGGTCTGCATAAGGGCTTGAAGGTCAACGCCTACACGCTGGGTGCTTCGGCTCCGGTGGGCAAGGCTGGCTCCTTGATGGGGTCCTGGACCATGGCCGATCCCCGCTCAGTGCCGCGTGCAACCGATGATGATAAAAGCCAGCATGTGTTCAGCCTGGGTTACCTGCATAAGTTGTCCAAGCGCACCAGCTTGTATGCCTTGGGTTCGTATGCGCGCAACGTAGGCTTTTACAATGATTTGAAGAGCACGATGGTGACGGCCGGGATCAATCACCGGTTTTAA
- a CDS encoding DHA2 family efflux MFS transporter permease subunit: MSQPHAPTEASADTVPPPLTYPPLEGRARVMGTVALSAAVFMNVLDSSIANVSIPTIAGNLGVSSTQGTWVITSFAVANAITVPLTGWLTQRFGQVRLFVISVMLFVLTSWLCGFSWSLESLVLFRVLQGAVAGPMIPLSQALMLGSYPRNKTGFALAMWSMTILVGPIAGPLLGGWISDNYSWPWIFYINVPIGLLAGWASWQIYRERESRRISLPIDTLGLILLVIWVGALQILLDKGKELDWFASPTIIVLAIVSVIAFVYFLIWELTARHPIVDLTLFKERNFTAGVISVSIAYGVFFGAVVLMPLWLQSTMGYTATSAGIALAPVGILAIVLSPVVGKLLGRYDPRLLATFAFLVFALTSYMRSRFNTDVDILSVMLPTFLQGAAMATFFIPLTTITLSGLAPERVPAAAGLSNFARLLAGAFGTSITTTLWENRASMHHAHLTELARPGEPAFDAIMHGLRQSGLNAQQSAGVLNQIIEQQARTLSVTDIFLASAIIFLLLLSLVWIARPRKVLTGGTEAAAGAH, from the coding sequence ATGAGCCAACCACACGCCCCTACCGAAGCGTCGGCGGACACCGTCCCGCCGCCGCTGACCTATCCGCCGCTGGAAGGCCGCGCCCGGGTCATGGGGACCGTCGCCCTGTCCGCAGCGGTCTTCATGAATGTGCTGGACTCATCCATTGCCAACGTCTCCATTCCAACCATTGCCGGCAATCTGGGCGTCAGTAGCACCCAAGGCACCTGGGTCATTACCTCCTTTGCCGTGGCCAACGCCATCACCGTGCCGCTCACCGGATGGCTGACACAGCGTTTTGGCCAAGTGCGGCTGTTCGTCATATCGGTCATGCTGTTCGTATTGACCTCCTGGCTGTGCGGTTTTTCCTGGTCGCTGGAATCACTGGTCCTGTTTCGCGTGCTGCAAGGAGCCGTCGCCGGCCCCATGATCCCGCTGTCCCAGGCACTGATGCTGGGCAGCTACCCACGCAACAAGACAGGCTTTGCGCTGGCCATGTGGTCCATGACCATTCTGGTCGGCCCGATTGCCGGCCCGCTGCTGGGCGGCTGGATTTCGGATAACTACAGTTGGCCCTGGATCTTCTATATCAATGTCCCCATCGGCCTGCTGGCTGGCTGGGCATCCTGGCAAATCTACCGCGAACGCGAATCGCGCCGCATAAGCCTGCCTATCGACACCCTGGGCCTGATCCTGCTGGTGATCTGGGTCGGTGCGCTGCAGATTCTGCTGGACAAAGGCAAAGAGCTGGACTGGTTTGCCAGCCCCACGATTATTGTGCTGGCCATTGTCAGCGTCATCGCCTTTGTCTACTTCCTGATCTGGGAACTGACTGCCCGCCACCCCATTGTGGATCTGACGCTTTTCAAGGAGCGCAACTTCACGGCCGGCGTCATCTCCGTATCCATCGCCTACGGCGTGTTCTTCGGTGCAGTGGTACTGATGCCCTTGTGGCTGCAAAGCACAATGGGCTACACCGCCACATCCGCCGGCATCGCGCTCGCGCCAGTGGGCATTCTGGCCATCGTGCTCTCGCCCGTGGTCGGTAAACTGCTGGGGCGTTACGACCCGCGCCTGCTGGCTACCTTCGCCTTCCTGGTGTTCGCCCTGACCAGCTATATGCGGTCGCGCTTCAATACCGATGTGGACATTCTGTCAGTCATGCTGCCCACCTTTTTGCAAGGTGCCGCCATGGCCACCTTCTTTATTCCCTTGACCACCATCACCCTCTCGGGCCTGGCACCAGAACGTGTCCCGGCCGCCGCCGGCCTCTCGAACTTTGCCCGCCTGCTGGCGGGCGCATTCGGCACCTCTATCACCACCACGTTGTGGGAGAATCGCGCCAGCATGCACCATGCGCACCTGACCGAGCTGGCCCGCCCCGGAGAGCCTGCCTTCGATGCCATCATGCATGGCCTGCGCCAAAGCGGACTGAATGCGCAGCAATCGGCTGGAGTGCTGAACCAAATCATCGAACAGCAAGCCCGCACGCTGTCCGTTACGGATATCTTCCTGGCCTCGGCCATTATTTTTCTGCTCTTGTTAAGCCTGGTGTGGATCGCACGACCGCGCAAAGTGCTCACCGGCGGAACAGAGGCCGCCGCCGGAGCACACTAG
- a CDS encoding tyrosine-type recombinase/integrase, translating to MSRKMPQPFPYRKGWRAQVTLKSGARPFADFATFQEAKEWIADMLALDQNEHAPKLGGPSRATLAEMLTEYAKTVTVAKGGAVQELTRINHYLLPAGLPALALIDNDLGHKEVVTLHEKHALKRARNGDDQVDAPRRGARNAAGITPQGFAAYNEERSRQAHPRTYAHYTLLANKRASQITRGHIRNLQTDMTAEGYSASTIQKEIALLKALFNTAKNDWSWQCFENPCVGIRLKPGNERIVTLSTEQLVRLRQALSEADNPQLWPLVELALTTAMRQSTLLRLRWEDLNFVDRNVKTLGKGVRAHVPLWRPAQDILNGLPGPRTGTIFTISEEAIRAGWSRARERAGLPKDFYFRDLRHVLPTEMARAGMNTLQISQVLGHTSTRQAQVYVNLFSNDIAPAMDEKLNTTSAQTPKQLLSQGDCWDALRAQNKSRRLNGDNGASAPAQSWPDDTVFANQSPPLPEPASTPASTGNVIAFRPRKAACPPRKRTVKQTGPPPSTECGPVFFGLMGKPPSQKHSAIIEARRCSVSTS from the coding sequence ATGAGCCGCAAAATGCCCCAACCTTTCCCTTATCGCAAGGGCTGGCGCGCCCAAGTCACTCTGAAAAGCGGCGCACGCCCGTTTGCCGACTTCGCAACCTTTCAGGAAGCTAAAGAGTGGATTGCCGACATGCTGGCACTTGACCAAAACGAGCATGCCCCCAAGCTGGGCGGTCCAAGCCGCGCCACGCTGGCCGAAATGCTCACGGAGTACGCCAAAACAGTCACCGTGGCCAAAGGCGGTGCGGTCCAGGAGCTAACCCGCATCAACCACTATCTGTTACCGGCGGGCTTGCCTGCCTTAGCGCTCATTGACAATGACCTGGGCCACAAAGAGGTAGTCACGCTGCACGAAAAACACGCCCTCAAACGCGCCCGCAACGGTGATGACCAAGTGGATGCACCGCGTCGCGGTGCACGTAACGCCGCAGGCATCACCCCGCAGGGGTTTGCCGCGTACAACGAGGAACGCAGTCGCCAGGCGCACCCCCGCACGTACGCGCACTACACCCTGTTAGCCAACAAGCGTGCCTCGCAAATCACGCGCGGTCACATTCGAAATCTGCAAACCGACATGACAGCCGAAGGCTATTCAGCCAGCACGATTCAAAAAGAAATCGCCCTGTTGAAAGCCCTGTTTAACACCGCCAAGAACGACTGGAGCTGGCAATGCTTTGAGAATCCGTGCGTCGGGATACGCCTCAAACCAGGTAACGAGCGCATTGTTACGCTCAGCACCGAGCAACTGGTGCGCTTGCGTCAAGCCTTGTCCGAAGCCGACAACCCCCAGCTTTGGCCGCTGGTTGAGCTTGCCCTAACCACCGCCATGCGCCAGAGCACGTTGTTGCGCCTGCGCTGGGAAGACCTGAATTTTGTGGACCGAAACGTTAAAACGTTAGGTAAAGGCGTTCGGGCACATGTGCCGCTGTGGCGCCCGGCACAAGACATACTGAATGGGCTGCCTGGGCCACGCACAGGAACGATTTTTACGATTAGCGAAGAGGCCATCCGTGCCGGGTGGTCCCGGGCGCGCGAACGGGCAGGCCTACCTAAAGATTTTTACTTTCGGGACCTGCGCCATGTGCTGCCCACAGAAATGGCACGCGCTGGGATGAATACCCTGCAAATCAGCCAGGTGCTGGGGCACACGTCGACACGCCAAGCCCAGGTGTACGTCAACTTGTTCAGCAACGACATCGCGCCTGCCATGGACGAGAAGCTCAACACGACCAGCGCTCAAACGCCCAAGCAGTTGCTCTCCCAAGGCGACTGCTGGGACGCCTTGCGCGCGCAGAACAAGAGCCGACGTTTAAATGGCGATAACGGGGCATCAGCGCCTGCGCAGTCCTGGCCAGACGATACAGTTTTTGCGAACCAATCACCACCTTTACCAGAGCCGGCGAGCACCCCAGCGAGCACGGGTAACGTCATTGCCTTTCGCCCCCGAAAAGCTGCCTGCCCCCCCAGAAAGCGCACCGTGAAACAAACCGGGCCGCCTCCATCAACGGAGTGCGGCCCGGTTTTTTTTGGACTGATGGGCAAGCCGCCATCCCAAAAGCACTCAGCAATAATCGAGGCGCGACGGTGCTCGGTCAGCACCAGTTAA